The following are from one region of the Stanieria cyanosphaera PCC 7437 genome:
- a CDS encoding sulfite exporter TauE/SafE family protein: protein MWHKYHRQLAFAIAIPIAILGGLMGLGGAEFRLPVLAGYLDYSARQAVPLNLAISLVTIVFSLFIRSKTLAFNSLIPNQPILLSLIVGAGISAWLGATWARKLSNEQLEKIILVFLVSIGLALIVEAFLPEALPAIVPDVLFLQIIFGIICGLAIGLVSSVLGVAGGELIIPTLIFGFGLDIKTAGTGSLIVSLPTVIVGIVRYIQKQAYSDRVIFKNTVIPMSLGSMIGAILGGMLVGIISARLLKLILGLILIISAFKVFNSLSFSEHRRD, encoded by the coding sequence ATGTGGCACAAATATCATCGCCAACTTGCTTTTGCTATAGCAATTCCCATTGCAATTTTAGGTGGCTTAATGGGTTTAGGGGGTGCTGAATTTCGCTTACCAGTCTTAGCCGGTTACTTGGATTATTCTGCCCGTCAAGCAGTACCTTTAAATTTAGCGATCAGTTTGGTAACAATTGTTTTTTCCTTATTTATTCGTAGTAAAACCCTAGCATTTAATTCTCTAATACCTAATCAACCGATCTTATTGTCTTTAATTGTTGGCGCAGGAATTTCTGCTTGGTTGGGTGCAACTTGGGCAAGAAAGCTTTCTAATGAACAGTTAGAAAAAATTATTTTAGTATTTTTAGTTTCCATTGGTTTGGCTTTAATAGTCGAAGCTTTTTTACCAGAAGCTTTACCAGCAATTGTTCCAGACGTTTTATTTTTGCAGATTATATTCGGAATTATTTGTGGTTTGGCAATTGGCTTAGTTAGTAGCGTACTGGGTGTAGCAGGAGGAGAATTAATTATTCCAACTCTTATTTTTGGTTTTGGTTTAGATATTAAAACTGCAGGTACAGGAAGTCTAATTGTGAGTTTACCGACAGTAATCGTTGGCATTGTTCGCTATATTCAAAAACAAGCTTACAGCGATCGCGTTATTTTTAAAAATACTGTTATCCCAATGAGTTTAGGCTCAATGATTGGGGCAATTTTAGGAGGGATGCTAGTAGGAATAATCTCTGCCAGATTACTCAAACTTATTTTGGGCTTAATTTTAATTATTTCTGCTTTTAAAGTGTTTAATTCTCTTAGTTTTTCCGAACACCGAAGAGATTAA